The following proteins are encoded in a genomic region of Vibrio tasmaniensis:
- a CDS encoding adenylosuccinate synthase — MGNNVVVLGTQWGDEGKGKIVDLLTEDAKYVVRYQGGHNAGHTLVIDGEKTVLHLIPSGILRNNVKCVIGNGVVLSPDALLKEMKPLEDRGIPVRERLFISEACPLILPYHIAIDNAREIARGAKAIGTTGRGIGPAYEDKVARRGLRVGDLFDKEAFAEKLKEVMEFHNFQLEHFYKAETVSYEEVLEQAMSYADMLTAMVIDVTDELDAARKRGDKIMFEGAQGTLLDIDHGTYPYVTSSNTTAGGVAAGSGFGPRHIGYILGITKAYCTRVGSGPFPTELYDGLDKQDPVGKHLGDVGHEFGATTGRLRRTGWFDAVAMRRAIQINSLSGICLTKLDVLDGLEELKICTGYKMKDGSILEVSPMAAESFEEATPIYETMPGWSENTFGAKSIDALPQAALDYIKRIEDLTGVPIDIVSTGPDRNETIIKVHPYGA, encoded by the coding sequence ATGGGAAATAACGTAGTCGTTCTAGGCACCCAATGGGGTGATGAAGGTAAAGGTAAAATCGTTGACCTTTTAACTGAAGATGCAAAATACGTGGTTCGCTACCAAGGCGGTCACAATGCAGGTCACACACTTGTAATTGACGGTGAAAAAACCGTTCTTCACTTAATTCCATCAGGCATCCTACGTAATAACGTTAAATGTGTTATTGGTAACGGTGTAGTATTATCGCCTGACGCACTTCTAAAAGAAATGAAGCCTCTTGAAGATCGCGGTATTCCAGTACGTGAACGTCTTTTCATCTCTGAAGCTTGTCCTCTAATTCTTCCGTACCATATTGCTATCGACAACGCGCGTGAAATCGCTCGTGGCGCTAAAGCTATCGGTACAACAGGTCGTGGTATCGGTCCTGCTTACGAAGATAAAGTTGCTCGTCGCGGTCTACGCGTTGGCGACCTTTTCGATAAAGAAGCATTCGCTGAGAAGCTAAAAGAAGTTATGGAATTCCACAACTTCCAACTAGAGCACTTCTACAAAGCTGAAACAGTAAGCTACGAAGAAGTACTTGAGCAAGCGATGAGCTACGCAGACATGTTAACTGCGATGGTTATCGACGTAACTGACGAACTAGACGCAGCACGTAAGCGCGGCGACAAGATCATGTTTGAAGGTGCTCAAGGTACGCTACTAGATATCGACCACGGTACTTACCCATACGTAACGTCTTCTAACACTACTGCTGGTGGTGTTGCTGCAGGTTCTGGTTTCGGTCCTCGTCACATCGGTTACATCCTTGGTATTACTAAGGCTTACTGTACTCGTGTTGGTTCAGGTCCATTCCCAACTGAGCTATACGATGGCCTTGATAAGCAAGACCCAGTTGGTAAGCACCTAGGCGATGTTGGTCACGAGTTTGGCGCAACGACTGGTCGTCTACGTCGTACTGGTTGGTTCGATGCTGTCGCTATGCGTCGTGCAATCCAAATCAACTCTCTATCTGGTATCTGTCTAACTAAATTAGACGTTCTAGATGGCCTAGAAGAACTAAAAATCTGTACTGGTTACAAGATGAAAGATGGTTCTATCCTAGAAGTTTCTCCAATGGCTGCTGAGTCATTCGAAGAAGCGACGCCAATCTACGAAACAATGCCTGGTTGGTCTGAAAACACATTTGGTGCTAAATCTATCGACGCGCTTCCACAAGCTGCTCTAGATTACATCAAGCGTATCGAAGACCTAACTGGCGTTCCAATTGATATCGTATCAACTGGCCCAGATCGTAACGAAACTATCATCAAGGTTCACCCATACGGCGCATAA
- the rnr gene encoding ribonuclease R — protein MSKNTPMSENTTATTTVDPFADRESKNYENPVPSREFIISFLTDANIPMNRNDLFEALGLAGEEQYEGLRRRLRAMERDGQLIFTRRQCYALPEKMELIKGFVIGHKDGHGWVRPDGSVGKDNDIVLPHHQMKTIMHGDYVLVQPTDNSKRGRREGRLVRVLEERKTPLVGRFFLEYGHSYVVADDSRISHDIQIPTEHKGGARMGNVVVIEITDRGGRSRNMMGKVTEVLGENMAPGMETQIAIRTHQIPQEWPEAVDKQIVNLGEHVPEEAKEGRVDLRKLPLVTIDGEDARDFDDAVYCEAKKGGGWRLWVAIADVSYYVRPETALDKEAINRGNSVYFPSQVVPMLPEVLSNGLCSLNPQVDRLCMVCEMTISDKGKLSGYKHYEAVMNSHARLTYNKVGAILDGNEELRERYEPEVPHLEELHKMYKVLKKTRDERGAIEFETVETKFIFNADRKIDRIEPVIRNDAHKIIEECMILANIASASYVEKAKEPALYRVHDTPGEERLMGFKSFLSELGLTLEGGLSPSPVDYAQLMQQINEREDRELIQTMLLRSMKQAVYNADNAGHFGLALKRYAHFTSPIRRYPDLLLHRAIKYLIAKEEGRNSERWTPTGGYHYTFDDMDFYGEQCSMTERRADDATREVNDWLKCEYMQDHVGEVMDGVIANVTGFGFFVRLTELHIDGLVHISALANDYYQFDAVGQRLVGESSGNIYRLGDSVKVKVSAVNLETRQIDFDLEDTDRQPRGKGKTAKKRAAEAMKKAKSKKRSAVKSNKPGVPATPLLEPTKRPDGSSESSAKKKKPANKTGAAKARAKKKRAASRKPKADKS, from the coding sequence ATGTCAAAAAACACACCAATGTCAGAAAACACGACAGCGACAACCACTGTTGATCCTTTTGCCGACCGAGAGTCGAAAAATTACGAAAACCCTGTACCAAGCCGTGAGTTCATTATTTCGTTTCTAACAGACGCGAATATTCCTATGAACCGCAATGATCTATTCGAAGCTTTGGGTTTGGCTGGAGAGGAACAATATGAAGGGCTGCGTCGTCGTTTACGTGCAATGGAACGTGATGGACAGCTTATCTTTACTCGTCGTCAGTGTTACGCATTGCCTGAGAAGATGGAATTGATTAAAGGCTTTGTGATTGGTCATAAAGACGGTCATGGTTGGGTACGCCCAGACGGCAGTGTGGGTAAAGACAATGATATCGTGCTGCCGCATCATCAGATGAAAACCATCATGCACGGTGATTACGTATTGGTTCAGCCTACTGACAACAGTAAGCGTGGCCGTCGTGAAGGCCGTTTGGTTCGTGTGCTTGAAGAGCGTAAAACGCCACTTGTTGGTCGCTTCTTCCTAGAGTACGGCCATTCTTATGTGGTTGCTGATGATTCGCGTATTAGTCACGACATCCAGATCCCGACTGAGCATAAAGGCGGTGCTCGAATGGGTAATGTGGTTGTGATTGAAATTACGGACCGTGGTGGTCGTTCTCGTAACATGATGGGTAAAGTGACCGAAGTTCTTGGTGAGAATATGGCTCCGGGTATGGAAACGCAGATCGCGATTCGTACTCACCAGATCCCACAAGAGTGGCCTGAAGCGGTAGATAAGCAAATCGTAAACCTCGGTGAGCATGTTCCTGAAGAAGCAAAAGAAGGACGTGTTGATCTACGCAAACTCCCATTGGTTACGATTGATGGCGAAGATGCGCGAGACTTCGATGATGCGGTTTACTGTGAAGCGAAGAAAGGCGGCGGCTGGCGTCTATGGGTAGCGATTGCTGACGTAAGTTACTACGTTCGCCCAGAGACAGCGCTAGACAAAGAAGCGATTAACCGTGGTAACTCGGTATACTTCCCGTCACAAGTTGTCCCAATGCTGCCAGAAGTCCTTTCTAACGGCTTATGTTCACTGAACCCTCAAGTCGACCGTTTATGTATGGTGTGTGAGATGACTATCTCAGACAAAGGTAAACTGTCGGGCTATAAACACTACGAAGCTGTCATGAATTCTCATGCTCGTCTTACTTACAACAAAGTAGGCGCGATCTTAGATGGCAATGAAGAACTTCGTGAGCGTTACGAACCAGAAGTGCCGCATCTTGAAGAGCTTCATAAGATGTACAAGGTGCTTAAGAAAACGCGTGACGAACGTGGTGCGATTGAATTTGAAACGGTAGAAACTAAGTTTATCTTCAATGCGGATCGTAAGATTGACCGTATTGAACCAGTAATCCGTAACGATGCACACAAGATCATCGAAGAGTGTATGATTCTTGCGAATATCGCATCGGCATCTTACGTAGAAAAAGCGAAAGAGCCTGCTCTATACCGTGTTCACGATACTCCGGGTGAAGAGCGCTTAATGGGCTTCAAGAGCTTCTTAAGTGAGTTAGGTTTAACGCTGGAAGGTGGTTTGTCTCCATCTCCGGTCGATTATGCACAACTGATGCAACAGATTAACGAACGTGAAGACCGTGAGTTAATCCAAACTATGTTGCTGCGCTCAATGAAGCAAGCGGTATACAACGCGGATAACGCGGGTCACTTTGGTCTAGCTCTTAAGCGCTATGCTCACTTTACCTCGCCAATTCGTCGTTACCCAGATTTACTATTGCACCGTGCAATTAAGTACCTTATTGCGAAAGAAGAAGGTCGTAACAGCGAGCGTTGGACGCCAACCGGTGGTTACCACTACACTTTCGATGATATGGACTTCTACGGCGAACAGTGTTCAATGACTGAGCGTCGTGCTGATGATGCTACGCGTGAAGTGAACGACTGGCTGAAATGTGAATACATGCAAGACCATGTTGGCGAAGTGATGGATGGCGTGATTGCCAACGTGACTGGCTTCGGTTTCTTTGTGCGTCTAACTGAACTGCACATCGATGGTCTGGTACATATTTCTGCGCTAGCGAATGACTACTACCAATTTGATGCTGTTGGTCAGCGTCTAGTGGGTGAAAGCTCAGGTAATATCTACCGCTTGGGTGATTCGGTTAAAGTGAAGGTTTCTGCGGTTAACTTAGAAACTCGTCAAATCGACTTTGATTTAGAAGACACAGATCGTCAGCCGCGTGGTAAAGGTAAAACAGCCAAGAAGCGTGCTGCTGAAGCGATGAAAAAGGCGAAAAGCAAGAAGCGTTCAGCGGTGAAGAGCAATAAGCCGGGTGTACCTGCAACGCCTTTACTTGAACCAACTAAACGACCTGATGGAAGTAGCGAAAGCTCAGCTAAGAAGAAAAAGCCAGCGAATAAAACGGGTGCTGCTAAAGCTCGTGCGAAGAAAAAGCGCGCAGCAAGCCGTAAGCCAAAGGCTGATAAGTCTTAA
- the motX gene encoding flagellar protein MotX: MKLRIVAASLIVALSSPLSHADLADVGEPVPIYTEAELINLIENNQHLERVKADKCQLVEDIVARATRISLPSYEFLYGDMLAWGVCVPQDVELGLYYMENAAHQGLPAALEQLGRYYSLGTLVQQDKERAIPYLREAASMGNLSASIHLAELLLRDYGSPLDYEDAYRWLYNSVTADQRQHKRITVLRSGLERRMPDNIIARAKRRDVFW, from the coding sequence ATGAAGCTACGAATTGTAGCAGCTTCATTGATAGTGGCGCTGAGCTCACCCTTGAGTCATGCAGATTTGGCTGATGTGGGAGAGCCCGTTCCAATATATACTGAAGCTGAACTGATTAATTTAATCGAGAATAATCAACACCTAGAGCGAGTGAAAGCTGATAAGTGCCAGTTAGTTGAAGATATCGTTGCTCGTGCAACGCGTATTAGCTTGCCTTCTTATGAGTTTTTATACGGTGATATGTTGGCTTGGGGTGTGTGTGTTCCGCAAGATGTAGAGCTTGGTCTTTACTATATGGAAAACGCGGCACATCAAGGCTTACCGGCGGCACTAGAGCAGCTAGGACGTTATTATTCTCTTGGCACTTTGGTGCAACAAGACAAAGAGCGTGCGATCCCGTATTTACGTGAAGCCGCCTCGATGGGTAACTTAAGTGCAAGCATCCACTTAGCAGAACTCTTGTTACGTGACTATGGCAGCCCGTTGGATTATGAAGATGCTTACCGTTGGTTATATAACTCGGTGACAGCGGATCAAAGGCAACATAAGCGTATTACTGTGCTTCGAAGCGGTTTAGAGCGGAGAATGCCAGACAATATTATCGCTCGAGCAAAGCGTCGAGATGTCTTCTGGTAA
- a CDS encoding DUF2065 domain-containing protein, whose translation MSNSIWLAIGLVLIVEGLGPLIAPNGWRNMVAQLSQQPDAQLRRIGGCLVVAGAVIAFMTYH comes from the coding sequence ATGTCTAATTCTATCTGGCTCGCAATCGGGCTTGTTCTTATCGTAGAAGGGCTTGGACCCTTGATTGCACCCAATGGCTGGAGAAACATGGTTGCTCAATTAAGCCAACAGCCAGACGCTCAACTGCGCCGTATTGGCGGCTGCCTTGTGGTTGCTGGTGCTGTTATCGCTTTCATGACCTACCATTAG
- a CDS encoding amidohydrolase, with translation MKLKRTLLASAMASLALFPFASSAMEKADLMITDAMVLTMDQDKTVYESGTVVVKDNKIIAVGDASLEKQYQAKQVLDVDGDIVMPGLINTHTHVSMTVFRSLADDVPDRLHRYIFPLEAKLVSRDMVRIGANLGNVEMVKGGVTTYADMYYFEDEVAKTVDKIGMRAVLGETVIKFPVADAANAEEGIKYALNFIEEYKDHPRITPAFAPHAPYTNTTEVLQKVAKLSLELDVPVMIHLAESHREEEKIAKRAEGLSPVQYMDSIGALNKNLVGAHMILVDDHDIELVKKSDMGVAHNMSANIKSAKGVSPALKMYDENVRIGLGTDGPMSGNTLSTIDEFNQVAKVHKLVNKDRAAMPPIKVIDMATMGAAKALHMEDKIGSLEAGKLADIIVIDTKAPNMVPVYNPYSALVYSANSGNVRHTIVDGKIIMQDRDMLTVDEEQIRQEALDFTKVVRKTVIESGEVVQ, from the coding sequence ATGAAACTAAAACGCACCCTATTGGCTTCAGCGATGGCAAGCCTAGCTCTATTTCCATTTGCGAGTTCAGCAATGGAAAAAGCTGACCTGATGATAACCGATGCTATGGTTCTAACCATGGACCAAGACAAAACGGTTTACGAGAGCGGCACTGTTGTCGTCAAAGACAACAAAATCATTGCGGTTGGCGATGCTTCGCTAGAGAAGCAGTACCAAGCTAAACAAGTGCTAGACGTTGATGGCGATATCGTAATGCCAGGTCTCATCAATACTCACACTCACGTATCGATGACGGTTTTCCGTTCGTTGGCCGATGATGTGCCTGATCGCTTGCACCGCTACATCTTCCCACTTGAAGCTAAGTTAGTATCTCGCGATATGGTTCGTATAGGCGCTAACCTTGGTAACGTTGAGATGGTAAAAGGTGGCGTAACCACTTACGCTGATATGTACTATTTTGAAGACGAAGTCGCTAAAACTGTTGATAAAATTGGTATGCGTGCAGTATTAGGCGAAACAGTAATCAAATTCCCAGTCGCTGATGCAGCAAACGCGGAAGAAGGTATTAAATACGCTTTAAACTTCATTGAAGAATATAAAGATCACCCGCGTATTACGCCTGCATTTGCTCCTCACGCCCCTTACACCAACACAACAGAAGTCCTTCAAAAAGTAGCAAAGCTTTCTCTAGAACTTGATGTTCCAGTAATGATTCACTTAGCTGAATCTCATCGTGAAGAAGAAAAAATTGCAAAACGAGCTGAAGGTTTATCTCCGGTTCAATACATGGACAGCATTGGTGCACTAAACAAAAACTTAGTTGGCGCACACATGATCCTAGTAGACGATCATGATATCGAGCTAGTGAAAAAATCAGATATGGGCGTGGCTCACAACATGAGTGCCAACATCAAGTCAGCAAAAGGCGTGTCACCTGCGCTTAAGATGTATGACGAAAATGTACGTATCGGTTTAGGTACTGATGGCCCAATGTCTGGTAACACATTGAGCACCATTGATGAGTTCAACCAAGTCGCTAAGGTTCACAAACTAGTTAATAAAGATCGTGCTGCAATGCCGCCGATCAAAGTGATCGACATGGCGACAATGGGCGCAGCAAAAGCGCTACACATGGAAGATAAGATCGGCTCTCTTGAAGCAGGCAAGCTTGCCGACATCATAGTGATCGACACCAAGGCGCCAAACATGGTTCCTGTGTACAACCCATACTCAGCATTAGTTTACTCAGCTAACTCGGGTAATGTTCGTCACACCATCGTTGATGGCAAGATCATAATGCAAGATCGCGACATGCTAACGGTCGATGAAGAACAAATTCGCCAAGAAGCACTCGATTTCACCAAAGTCGTTCGTAAGACGGTAATTGAATCTGGTGAAGTTGTTCAGTAA
- the hflC gene encoding protease modulator HflC gives MRKLMIPVLVVTIALLLMSLFVIQEGERGMVIRFGRVLDDNGVSRIYEPGLHFKLPMFDRVKVLDARIQTMDGRSDRFVTSEKKDVLIDTYAKWRIADFGRFYLSTGGGNIMTAEALLERKVTDVLRSEIGSREIKQIVSGPRNKDILPDSADSEVVTTVAAAEALEVDGERDKIMENVLSGTAESAMADLGVEVVDFRMKKINLPDEISESIYRRMRAERESVARRHRSQGREKAEVIRAQAELEVATVLAEADRTARITRGDADAEAAKIYSDVYSKDPEFYGFMRSLQAYETSFSDKSDILVLDPKTDFFQYMNQASGAPAK, from the coding sequence ATGCGTAAATTAATGATCCCTGTATTAGTTGTGACGATTGCCCTTCTATTGATGTCACTATTTGTGATTCAAGAAGGCGAACGTGGCATGGTAATTCGTTTTGGTCGAGTTCTCGATGACAACGGCGTATCACGAATCTATGAACCAGGCCTGCACTTTAAACTGCCTATGTTTGATCGCGTAAAAGTACTTGATGCTCGTATTCAAACGATGGATGGTCGTTCTGACCGTTTCGTAACATCAGAGAAAAAAGACGTTCTAATTGATACCTACGCAAAATGGCGTATTGCTGATTTTGGACGTTTTTACCTGAGTACTGGCGGCGGTAATATCATGACGGCAGAAGCACTTCTTGAGCGTAAAGTGACAGATGTTCTTCGTTCTGAAATTGGTTCTCGTGAAATTAAGCAGATCGTGTCAGGCCCTCGTAATAAGGACATCCTGCCAGACTCTGCTGATAGCGAAGTCGTCACAACGGTAGCGGCTGCAGAAGCACTAGAAGTTGATGGCGAACGCGATAAGATCATGGAAAACGTTTTGTCTGGAACGGCAGAAAGTGCGATGGCTGATTTAGGTGTTGAAGTTGTTGATTTCCGAATGAAGAAGATTAACCTTCCTGACGAAATCAGTGAATCTATCTACCGCCGTATGCGTGCAGAACGTGAGTCGGTTGCTCGTAGACACCGTTCACAAGGTCGTGAGAAAGCAGAAGTTATCCGTGCTCAAGCTGAGCTAGAAGTGGCAACAGTTCTTGCTGAAGCTGACCGTACAGCTCGAATCACTCGTGGTGATGCTGATGCAGAAGCAGCGAAGATCTATTCTGATGTGTACAGTAAAGATCCTGAGTTCTATGGCTTCATGCGTTCACTGCAAGCTTATGAGACATCATTTAGCGATAAGAGCGACATTCTAGTACTGGATCCGAAGACTGACTTCTTCCAATACATGAATCAAGCAAGCGGCGCTCCAGCAAAATAA